Genomic segment of Pseudomonadota bacterium:
ACCGCCCGCGTCCTGTCCACGGCGCAAACCAGAGCTCGCTGCCCTTCATCTCGAAACATCCGATGATCTTGTCGTGGTGGAAGTGCTGACCCGCCAGGTATTCGCGAAGGTCCTACTCGGGTATCCGGTACTCGGCCGGAGAACTATCATTCCTTTCTCCTACGCGCCCCATATGCTATCTGCCCCCTGACTTTGCCGCGTCGAAGCACCTGATCTTGCCGGCGAGCTGTTCGGTAAGCTTCTGATAGGTGTTCTCCGCCCAGCTCTTGGAAAGGCGGTCGTAGCTGCACTCCGGCGAAGTCGCCTTGGGCGGCGGATACTCGAAGCCGTCCCTGAAGGAGTAGTCGAAGGCCAGAGACACCGCGCCGAAGGGGACGGCGATGTTTTGGGCCATGACGTCGAATGCCGCATCGTCCTCCCCCAGCTCGTGGAGGAGGTCCGCCGCCCTGATCGCAAGCTTTCTTGCGTCGAGCGCCAGGCCCGGGTGCCGGGCCCAGAGGCCTCTCTGGATCTCGGGGGTTATGCCCATCCCCCGGATCTCACCTACCGCCTCAGACAGGTGGCCGCGCGCATCGGCCTTGCGGCCCTCATCAATGGCGCGCCTCGCCTTCCCCAGGGCGTCGTAAGCGCGGTCCGCCATCATCCAGAGGGTCCCCTCCCTCTCGGAGGGGAAATCTTCGTTCATGATTGTGACAGATGGGATATCCTTGGTCCGAATGGCCGGCTCCTGGGCATCAACAACTATAACGGGAGCCGGGCCGAACAAGTCATCGACTCCGCTCTCCATCGAGGCAGCGCCTATGAGGGAGATCTCCTCGGCCGTGAGCTCCGCTGGGAGTCCCTGCCGATCGTCCGCGGCCGGCTCCCAGCAAGAGAACGCCATGATCACGAACCTGTCGCACGACTCCTCTATGCTGAACCCTATCGACCGCGAGAACGCCTCGCAGCTTCGCGGGACCTTTTGGCGCACCTGATCCAGGTGCGACACGAAATCATTGAGGGTTTCAGAAGAGAATGACCGGACCCAGGGGGAGATGATCCCCTTCTCCATGAGGAAGGAGCGGGCCTCTGCCAGCTCCTCGTTCGTAAAGCCCCTTTGTCCGTCGAGGTAGCGGATCTCCGAGAGCCTCTCCCGGATCTCGGCGAGGTCCCTGCAACCAAGATCGACGCTCCTGATGCTGTCCGACATCTTTACCCTCCTGCAAAATAAAGAGGCATGGCCTTGACCATAACTCTTTGATTTACTTAAATTTTTTTAATATCCCCACAGTCTGTACCCCTTGACGACCTCAGGGTATTTATCGGCAGGATTTGGAAGAAGTTGCTTTATTTATTCAACCAAATGAAACAAACGCGGACCGCCTGTGCACACCCCTCGCAGGGGAAAAAGGGGCAGGACATGAAATAAGCCCGCAACTTATTATGTTTCAATCCTATAAGGACCATGGAATCTTTCGAATCGGAGGTAGGGCACATGGCTGGGGATGCGGGCACGATAAAGGGGATCATAAGGAGGCTCGATCGCCTGGACGGGAGGGAGGACGGGCGTTACACCGACCTGCCGCTCAGCGGCGCCAACACCACGGGGCTGTGCGAAATAAGCGAGACCATGCACAGGGAACCGGGCAAAAGGGCGAAGATGGAACTTCCGTTCACCGCCTTCTCAGGAAATGACAACATGCTGGAGGTGGACTGCAGAAAGATGGCCGTCCACCTCGACAGGCTCGCCGGCATCGCCGAGAAGCTGCCCAAGCTGCCGTTCCGGATGTACAACAGCGATCTGCCGAGAAACAGGCTCGTAAAGAAGCTCAGAGCGCTCGCCTTCGAAGACCTGCTATGCTTCCACATAGTCGACCACATGATCACATCCCTCATGCTCGGGGTGAACCCGGCGAGCATGACGCCGGAGGAGCTCTTCTCAAAAGTCGCTTTCGCGCAGTACACCTCAGGGATACATCTGATGGGACGGGAAACGGGGATCGAAAGCTGGCTCGCCGCAAAGGCGGAGAGCGCCGAGGAGGGCTTCGAGATCTTTGCCGCGGCCGGCAGAAAATACGGCTTCGACACCTCCCCCTTCAAGCCATCAGCCCACTGATTCAGCGCAACTTTTTTGATCGATCGCCGATAACCTGTTCGTGACCCGGATATGCTGGACAGAGCGGGAGCTGGCGGAGCACTTCCCGGACCTGCGCCCCGAGGGGGGCGTCGACCTTGACGGCGATGGCGCCATCGCCGGCCCCGAGACCACAGACCGAAACGGCGACGGCGACGTCTCGGCCGAGGAGTGGAAGACCTTCCTGGGCGATAACGCCGACGCCTTGAAGGCCCTCGGCGGCTTCTTTCCCACCTACTACGCGCACGGCACCAGCCTCAGCGTCGACAACCCGATACACGACATCCTTCAGGTGGAGAGCAAGGCCACAACGGAGAGCGAAACCGCCGACGTATACGGCGCGGTTTCGAGGCTCCTCAAGGAATATGAAAGATTCAAGATCACGGGCGGGACGCCGGCGTCGCTGGCCAGCATCAGGATGCAGATGCTCTACAATGCGCTGTGGTCCACAGGATTTAGAAACGGCGTGACCTATGAATCCATGCTCACCACCGCGGTGGCGGACAAGATGGTGGATTGCGATTCCTCCGCCTATCTCGTCATGGGCGCGGCCCACGAATTGGGCTGGCCCTTGGGGGTCGTGCCTGCCCCCGAGCACCTCTTCCTCCGCTACGACGACGGCAAGGGCATACGGTTCAACATCGATATGGGCAGAATCAAGAGCGACCGATACTACATTGACCTCTTTGGAATCGACATCAGGGCCGTAAAAAAGGGCGTATTCCTGAAGACGCTCGGGAGGTCATACATCGTCTCCAATGCACTGACAAATCGCGCCTCACATTGGCACCGCAAGAGGGGCGATTCCGCGAAAGCGCTGAAGGACAACGAAGAGGCGCTCCACAGCGCCCCGGAAAACACGGTGGCGCTGTTCAACAGCATCTGTAACCTCACGGACATCGCGGGAGAATCGTTGTGGCTTCAGGAGATCATGGAGGATTTGGCTTCACGCCTCCAAAGACCCGGACCCAAACCCCGCATGACGCCGGACGAGGTCGAGACCCTCTACGAGGAGGCGCTCGCCAGGATAAAGAGGCTGGAGCAACTTGAATACAGAAAGGTCTCCACGGCCTCTCTTCGGTCACGCATCCACATCGCCAAAGGGAAGCTCGATCTGGCGCTGGCCGAGTGCAAAAGGGGGCTGGATACGGATGAAATTGCAGATTATATCTCAATGAGGAAGGCCTATATTCACATGAGGATCGCCCACATCATGTCCAAAAGGAAAGAACGTGAAAAGGCCATGACCCACGCGGAACAGGCAATCGCAACCTCCAAAGATGACGACGAGACGCTCGCCGCGGCCTATAACACGCGCGGAGACATACAGATGAACGCAGGCATGTACGATGCGGCCATGAAGGACTACGACGAGGCCGCCCGCCTGGGGCCGCACAACAGCTCGATCAGGTTCGCGAGGGCCGGGGCCCTCTACAGGCTGGAGAGATTCGACGAGGCCATCGCGGACATGCAGCATGCGATCGAGCTCAGTCCTTCGATCAGGGAGGAGCTCCGGGAATGCATCGGGATGATCGAGGAGTTGAAGGAGAGAAAGAGGTGGCGCGAGAAGGACATGAAGCGCCCGCACCACAACGCGGTTCATCTCAGATTCAACCTGTAGACAAACCCCTCCCTGCAGGCGCAAAGATGCGCCGTCACCCACTCCGCCCCCGCCGCGGACGTGAATATGCAGATAGAGATCAGCGGGCAATCTTGAGTCTCTCAGCCAGCTCCTTGCAATAGGATTCGACGTTGCCCTTCGGTCTGCGGGCGAGGCCCTCTTCGGTGGCCGCGGCAGCGACAGCGGGCGCCTCCCAGAGCAGCACGCGCGGGTCGAGGGGCTTGGGGATGATGTAGTCAGGGCCGAACTCGATGCTGCCCACTTTGTACGCTTCGCATATGGACCTGGAAACCGGCTCCCTGGCGAGCGCTGCGAGCGAGCGGGCAGCCGCCATCTTCATCCCCTCGCTGATCCTTCGCGCGCGCACGTCCAGCGCCCCGCGGAAGATGAAGGGGAAGCCCAGCACGTTGTTGATCTGGTTCGGATAGTCGGAGCGGCCGGTGGCGATGATCGCCTCCGGCGCGGCCGCACGCGCATCCTCGGGCATGATCTCCGGGTCCGGATTCGCCATCGCGAAGATGATGGGCCGCGCTGCCATCGAGCGCACCATCTCCTTTGACACGATCCCGCCGGCGGACAGACCCACGAACACGTCCGCTCCCTTCATGCACGCGGCAAGGTCCATCGGCTTTGATTTCTTCGCGTACCGGCCGCGCCACGGCTCCTGCTCCGCACGGTCATGCGTGATGAGCCCCCTGCGGTCGCACATGTAAATGTTGTCCACGGGCACGCCGAGCGACTCGATCATGCGCGCGCACGCGACAGCGGCAGCGCCGGCGCCCGAGAACACGACCCTCACGTCCGACGCCTTCCTGCCCGTAATCTCGAGCGCGTTCATGAGGCCCGCGGTGGTGATGATAGCGGTGCCGTGCTGGTCGTCGTGGAAGACCGGGATGTCCATCGCCTCGATGAGCTGCCTCTCGATCTCGAAGCACTCGGGCGCCTTTATGTCCTCGAGGTTGATGCCGCCGAAGGTGGGCTCCAGCGACTTCACGATCTGAATCAGTCTGGCAGGGTCCTTCTCGTCCACCTCTATGTCGAACGCGTCCACGTCGGCGAAGCGCTTGAAGAGGAGCGCCTTGCCCTCCATCACCGGCTTGCCCGCGAGCGGCCCGATGTCGCCGAGGCCCAGCACCGCGGTGCCGTTGGTGATCACGGCGATCAGGTTTCCGCGCGCGGTGTAGTCGTATGCGGCCGCGGGGTCGCGCTCGATCTCGCGGCACGGCTCGGCCACGCCCGGCGTGTACGCGAGCGAGAGGTCGCGCTGGGTGGCGCAGGGCTTGGTGATGCCGATCTCGATCTTGCCGGGTCTTCCCTCACGGTGATAGCGCAGGGCGTCTTCCTTGAGGTCGTTTTTCATAGACCGCCCTAGTAGGCGAAATTCGGGGATAATTCAAATAATTTTTCACATCCTCTTCGGTATCCTCACCCCGCGAACCTTGCGGAAGATCCTCATGTACGCCTCGACCGGGGCGCCCTCATCCTCCCATGGATCGCAGAAGAGCTCTCGGATGTCCGCCTTCTTCACCCTGCCCCCCACGAGCCCGTAGTAGAGCCTGTCGCCGAGCATGTAGCCGAGCGCGTGGGTCACCGCGAGGAAGAGGTCCATGCGGCTCCGGAAGATATCGGTGTAGGCGAGCGCGCGGCCTTTCCTCTCCATCCTCTTGTACTCGGTGACCAGGGCCGCGGTCTCGTGCTCGAGCATCCGCTCCCTTGGCACCCGCACGCTCTGGAAATAGGCGAGCAGGTTCTCGAAGTCGCGCTCGTGGTAGCACTTGCGCTTGTGGTTTATGATCTTGGAGCCGAAGAAGCCCAGCCCCTCGTGCAGGATGTTCGCGTAGAAGGCGTCCACCACCTCCCTCGGCTTCTCCTCCCCCGAGCACACGCTCTTTATGAAGTGCGAGGCCTCCTCGGCCGCGTGGTTGAGCGAGAGGTTGGCCAGATAAACGAACCTCGTCCTCGCGATGTAGTAGCTCTCGCTGGCGAGTATCTGCCGCTTGATCGTCTCGATCTCCCGCTTCGCGAACTTTCCGCTCTCGCTCAGCTTTTTGAGGAAGGAGAGGTCGCCGCAGGTGAAGACCTCGACCTCGTCCCTCTCCTTTCCCAGCCTCACCTTCAGGAACTCGCAGATCCGGTCCACGATCTCCAGAAAGCTCGACTTCGCGTCCGCATAGTCGATCTCGCCCTCCTCGTGCTCCAGCCAGTTGAGGTAGCTCCGCTGGCAGACGACCGGAGGGGTGTGCATGCGGCAGTAGTTGCCGTCGGGCAAAAGAACCACCTCCACCCTGTCGTCCAGCCCCCTCTCAGCGAGCCTCCAGTAGATCGCCTCGCTGTTCTCGTAGAGGGAGAGGCTCCTCCTCCTGAGACCGGCCTTCGCCAGCTCGCGCGAGAGGTCGGCCGGCAGATGGAGCGGGGCGATGTGCAGGTCGCCGATGAGAACGAAGAGGCGCTTGCCCGGGTTCGACTTCACGATGCGCGCCAGCAGCCTCGCGGACGCGGCGTCGCGCGCGCGCACGTCGGAGCCCGAGGGGGCGGCGTCTATGGCGTACATGCGCACGCCGTGGTAGCGGCAGAAATCGAAGAGCGGCTTGAAGTTCTCCCACAGGTCGAAGACCCAGTGCTCCTTGAGCTTGATCCTCTTGAGGAATGTGGCCTCGGAGATGCGGCCGTCGAGATAGCGGTCGAGCACCTCCTGGTGCCTCTTGTGCAGAAGCTCCATTCCCAGCGCGAAGCGCTTGTCGCGCCGGACCACGGCCTTGAGGATCCGCAGGAATGAACGCTGCGACTGGTTGCAGGTGTGGTAGTCGCCGACGTAGATCACCTCGGAGCGAAGGACCGCCTCTATCATCTCCTCGTGGTCCACGGGCTTGAGATGCCGCGCCACCGCGCGCTTGTAGGCGCGCTCGTAGGAGGCGAAGCCGGGCTCCTTGACGAGGATCGAGTGGTCGATCAGCTCCCTGTTCCAGCGCCAGAGCCTCTTCTGTATGGCGAGCAGCTCTGCGCGAGGGGATCGTGCCATGGCTCCCCCATTCGATGATCAAACCTATCACAGTCTGAACAGCAACGCCAACACACAGAGGACCGGAATCAATTCATGCCCACATCGAATTCATCAAAATGAAGCGTCAGGTTGATGCCCAGCAATACGTTATCCACCGACCTTCCGACCTGGAAATCAGAATTTTCAACGCGCTCATAGCCGGCGGAAACGTCGAGTCCGTATCTCGCGCCGCCGAGCCACCTGAGCCCCGCCAGCGCACGGTATCTGCGCTCGTGCGGCCCCGCCTGGGTCTTGATTATCCTGTCTCCCCCGCCCTGCGCGTTCGCCTCGGTCATGTATTGCGATGAATCGTAATCCTCGAACGCAAAACAGAGGCTGCCCAGAACAGCGGGCCTCGGCCTCCAGTAGAAAGTGGCATAGATCGCATCGGCGTCAGGGCCGATAGCGTCGCCTATCACGCGCCTGTTCTCCGTGTAGCCGGAGGTCCACCTGCCGTGCCTGTAGGCGAGCGGCGGGGTGTGGTGGTACTCGAGCCTCAGCCCGTAGTCGCCCCTGGCGGTGAGCCTGGGGACGTACAATCCCGTGATGAAGGCCATCTGGTTGAGCAGGTTGTCCGGCAGCCTGAAGGCGCGAACGATCGAGTCCTCGATGTAGCCGTCGTAATAAAGGATGCTGTGGCGAAGCGGCGGGATCGTGAGCCTGAAATCCAGAAAACCCCAGGAGTTGTTCGCTATGTCGTCCTGTCCTATGTTCGATCCGCCCCACTTGTGAAAAGGCATGAGCTCCGCTATCGGCTCCCACCACTTGACGCCGGGCGCGCCGTCGCCGCCCATGGTGATGGTGTGCGATAGTCCGAACTCGAACCATCGCGACACCTTCCACGACCACTTGAGGCCATAGAAATATGGATACTCAAGGGCCTGCTGCGGACCGAGGTTGGATACGAAAAACGTCCACTTCATCCCGCCGACATACGGAATCCTCAGGGGATAGGGGTTTGAAAGCTTAATCATGTCCAGCGGCCTTGGATTGGCCGATGCCATCAGCCCGCCGAGCTCGCCCTGCCCCCACAGGAGGTTGTCGCGGCCGATCTCGAACTCGAAGTTGCTGATGCCGGATTTGAGATAGAGGCGATGGACATACGCATGCGCCTGCATGTCGCCCCGGCCCTGGGTCAGGACCTCAAATCGCGGTTGAGCGGTCAGCGCCGCGTAGCGCGTCAGATACAGGTTGTGGCGCGAGGAGAGATAGAAGTTGCCGCCGTCGACGTAGGTCTTTCCCTGGTCGTACTGATCAAAGGATGTGACGATGCCGTCGATGTAGCCCGCGCCGTTGTCAGGGGGCATCGTGCGCGGAAGGCTGCTGTTGTAGATGGTGGTGAAATCGAGCCGCTCCAAGCCCTCAAGGTGAACTCCCTTGCGCATGCCCGCCAGCTCATGAGCATACTCCTTCTCGTAATAGGAGAGCAGATTCTCCACATATCGCCTGTCCCTCAGCCGCCGGCTAAAAGCATCCCACGCCTCGTCCGCTCTTTCACCAGACTCATCGTACGACTCCTGCCGATCATCCAGGGCCTTTCGGGACTCCCTGAGTATCCTTGCCACCTCCAACCTCGAAAAAGGACGCTGCCCCATGATCACGTCGTTGGCCAGGCCGTGCGCGACCAGGACATCGATCGCATGGTAGACGGGATCTTCAGGGGGGGCATTCAGCGCTGCCTGCGCCCATGCATCGCACGTTGAAAACATGCTGATCAGGACGACCGCGATATGCAGGAGGATTCGTCTCATCTACCCCTTCCTCCCCCTGCGCCAGGCCGCGTACCAGACGAGGCAGGCGGGCACCAGCAGCACCGCGGAGCTTATGCAGGCGATCTCCCCTATGACCGCGGCGGTCCCGAAGGTGGCCAGCGCCTGGTTGTTGGCGGTGGTGAGCACGAAGTAGCCGATGATCGTGGTGACGGAGCAGAGTATGACCGCCGGCCCGGTGTGCCTTATGGCCTTCGCCACGCCGTCGGGCCACTCCTGCC
This window contains:
- a CDS encoding malate dehydrogenase, which produces MKNDLKEDALRYHREGRPGKIEIGITKPCATQRDLSLAYTPGVAEPCREIERDPAAAYDYTARGNLIAVITNGTAVLGLGDIGPLAGKPVMEGKALLFKRFADVDAFDIEVDEKDPARLIQIVKSLEPTFGGINLEDIKAPECFEIERQLIEAMDIPVFHDDQHGTAIITTAGLMNALEITGRKASDVRVVFSGAGAAAVACARMIESLGVPVDNIYMCDRRGLITHDRAEQEPWRGRYAKKSKPMDLAACMKGADVFVGLSAGGIVSKEMVRSMAARPIIFAMANPDPEIMPEDARAAAPEAIIATGRSDYPNQINNVLGFPFIFRGALDVRARRISEGMKMAAARSLAALAREPVSRSICEAYKVGSIEFGPDYIIPKPLDPRVLLWEAPAVAAAATEEGLARRPKGNVESYCKELAERLKIAR
- a CDS encoding ChaN family lipoprotein; this encodes MARSPRAELLAIQKRLWRWNRELIDHSILVKEPGFASYERAYKRAVARHLKPVDHEEMIEAVLRSEVIYVGDYHTCNQSQRSFLRILKAVVRRDKRFALGMELLHKRHQEVLDRYLDGRISEATFLKRIKLKEHWVFDLWENFKPLFDFCRYHGVRMYAIDAAPSGSDVRARDAASARLLARIVKSNPGKRLFVLIGDLHIAPLHLPADLSRELAKAGLRRRSLSLYENSEAIYWRLAERGLDDRVEVVLLPDGNYCRMHTPPVVCQRSYLNWLEHEEGEIDYADAKSSFLEIVDRICEFLKVRLGKERDEVEVFTCGDLSFLKKLSESGKFAKREIETIKRQILASESYYIARTRFVYLANLSLNHAAEEASHFIKSVCSGEEKPREVVDAFYANILHEGLGFFGSKIINHKRKCYHERDFENLLAYFQSVRVPRERMLEHETAALVTEYKRMERKGRALAYTDIFRSRMDLFLAVTHALGYMLGDRLYYGLVGGRVKKADIRELFCDPWEDEGAPVEAYMRIFRKVRGVRIPKRM